The following are encoded together in the Thermothelomyces thermophilus ATCC 42464 chromosome 3, complete sequence genome:
- a CDS encoding glycoside hydrolase family 16 protein (CAZy_ID 267870), whose protein sequence is MGPIRRILCLPTSLSSLVFFLVSATAPGIAAAGKDPALTDDSQCGCYLNKGNSSTYFTYHRFFDFRSLPQYAGVPAVIQDAESSPDADPTSDYFKRDEWSSFWLLGSWNNSNGARPDATVTMVNSPNNVYIEANTEPDPSSQTYLTLRTQRLSDFQTAAEIESASSGFKYLSLRMRARTVGAAGAITAVFTYRGSDMLADVQESDLEIRTADKRNLVHYTNQPAYTDDGDVVPEATRKATMPHGLDWTAWAIHRLDWTPGLTTWYVDDVEVARIAFQAPRDESNIILNAWSDGGRWTGNMTRFDAAYLQVQWLELLYNSTDPDETKRSRRRQQQDGDGCNAVCSIDETPELGTPVLLWKNGPSQVNGAGGRSVSTGSVPTWGVVVMVLFAMELLI, encoded by the coding sequence ATGGGGCCGATTCGTCGCATTCTCTGTCTCCCCACGTCCCTTTCCTCactcgtcttcttcctcgtctcgGCCACCGCTCCCGGAatagcggcggcggggaaAGACCCTGCCTTGACTGATGATTCACAATGCGGCTGCTACCTGAACAAGGGCAACTCCAGCACCTACTTCACATATCACCGATTCTTTGACTTCCGGAGCCTCCCCCAGTACGCGGGCGTGCCGGCCGTCATCCAGGACGCCGAGTCCAGCCCGGATGCCGACCCGACGAGCGACTACTTCAAGCGGGACGAGTGGTCGAGCTTCTGGCTGCTGGGCAGCTGGAACAACAGCAACGGGGCGCGGCCCGACGCCACCGTGACCATGGTCAACTCGCCTAACAACGTCTACATCGAGGCCAACACGGAGCCGGACCCGTCGTCGCAGACGTACCTGACGCTGCGCACGCAGCGGCTGAGCGACTTCCAGACGGCGGCCGAGATCGAGTCGGCCTCGTCGGGCTTCAAGTACCTGTCGCTGCGCATGCGCGCGCGCACGGTGGGTGCGGCGGGCGCCATCACGGCCGTCTTCACCTACCGCGGTTCGGACATGCTCGCGGACGTGCAGGAGTCGGACCTCGAGATCCGCACGGCTGACAAGCGCAACCTGGTGCACTACACCAACCAGCCGGCCTAcaccgacgacggcgacgtcgtGCCCGAGGCCACCCGCAAGGCCACCATGCCGCACGGCCTCGACTGGACCGCCTGGGCCATCCACCGCCTCGACTGGACCCCGGGCCTAACGACCTGGTATGTCGACGACGTCGAGGTTGCCCGCATTGCCTTCCAGGCGCCCCGCGACGAGAGCAACATCATCCTCAACGCCTGGAGCGACGGCGGCCGTTGGACCGGCAACATGACCCGCTTCGACGCCGCCTACCTGCAGGTCCAGTGGCTCGAGCTGCTCTACAACAGCACCGACCCGGACGAGACGAAGCGGAgtaggcggcggcagcagcaggacgGGGACGGGTGCAACGCCGTCTGCAGCATCGACGAGACGCCGGAGCTGGGTACGCCGGTGCTGCTCTGGAAAAACGGGCCGTCTCAGGTcaacggcgccggcggcaggAGCGTCTCGACGGGTTCGGTGCCGACCTGGGGGGTCGTGGTGATGGTGCTTTTTGCAATGGAGCTGTTGATCTAA